A window of Oncorhynchus tshawytscha isolate Ot180627B linkage group LG10, Otsh_v2.0, whole genome shotgun sequence contains these coding sequences:
- the LOC121847386 gene encoding equistatin-like codes for MRKLVTPVTGPLKGEVEEVDHNLQTTERETPSESLGTVQKETITMAILTIILLVSTAFALGDGMIRPKTPCEIARDTAMKNVRPGVYVPMCDNDGQYKPEQCSGSTGYCWCVNSSGQKIPGTETPPGIAPIICSTQNGTIRPKTPCEDARDAATHGPIGAYIPTCDAAGRYTPEQCWGSTG; via the exons ATGAGGAAACTAGTCACACCTGTGACAGGTCCTTTaaaaggagaggtggaagaggtaGACCATAACTTACAgacaacagagagggagacacccAGTGAATCCCTTGGAACAGTGCAGAAG gagactATCACCATGGCGATATTGACTATCATTCTGCTTGTCAGCACAGCTTTTGCTCTGGGAG ATGGTATGATACGACCCAAGACCCCCTGTGAGATTGCTAGAGATACTGCGATGAAAAACGTCAGGCCTGGGGTCTACGTCCCCATGTGTGACAACGATGGACAATACAAACCTGAGCAATGTTCAGGCTCTACAG GTTACTGTTGGTGTGTGAACAGTTCTGGACAGAAGATCCCAGGTACTGAGACTCCACCAGGCATTGCTCCAATCATATGTTCCACCCAGA ATGGTACAATACGACCCAAGACCCCATGTGAGGATGCTAGAGATGCCGCGACACATGGCCCAATTGGCGCCTACATCCCCACGTGTGACGCCGCTGGACGATACACCCCTGAGCAATGTTGGGGCTCTACAGGTTAa
- the LOC121847390 gene encoding saxiphilin-like, whose translation MAILTIILLVSTAFAMGDGAIRPKTPCEDARNAAVPYGQVGAYIPTCDAAGRYTPEQCWGSTGYCWCVTSSGQKIPGTETPPGIGPIICSTQNGMIRPKTPCEIARENALKNVRPGVYVPTCDNDGQYKPEQCSGSTGYCWCVNSSGQKIPGTESPPGTVRINCSTKWK comes from the exons ATGGCGATATTGACTATCATTCTGCTTGTCAGCACGGCTTTTGCTATGGGAG ATGGTGCGATACGACCCAAGACCCCATGTGAGGATGCTAGAAATGCTGCCGTGCCATATGGCCAAGTTGGAGCCTACATCCCCACGTGTGACGCCGCTGGACGATACACCCCTGAGCAATGTTGGGGCTCTACag GTTACTGTTGGTGTGTGACCAGTTCTGGACAGAAGATCCCGGGTACTGAGACTCCACCAGGCATTGGTCCAATCATATGTTCCACCCAGA ATGGTATGATACGACCCAAGACTCCCTGTGAGATTGCTAGAGAAAATGCTTTGAAAAACGTCAGGCCTGGAGTCTACGTCCCCACGTGTGACAACGATGGACAATACAAACCTGAGCAATGTTCAGGCTCTACAG GTTACTGTTGGTGTGTGAATAGTTCTGGACAGAAGATCCCGGGTACTGAGTCTCCACCAGGCACTGTTAGAATCAACTGTTCCACCAAGTGGAAATAA